The Solea senegalensis isolate Sse05_10M linkage group LG4, IFAPA_SoseM_1, whole genome shotgun sequence genome includes a region encoding these proteins:
- the LOC122767928 gene encoding basic salivary proline-rich protein 2-like: MVFSRREFTLITDHQPLMSIFSPQKEVPATTAARMQRWALSLRGYQYKIEFQGTGDHANADRLTRLPLYDRNNKQEDGCLLDLFTLNQIESTPVTAEMLRNSRLTVEEDLSMVSATAENGGQTAPPEPSAMDSQPATIPTSSTDTSVPVENQAVMPGKGERYPTRTIGIGVGDRANVRPVPSDGPKIIQAPKVPSSRTGQERPTATTPRIATHPSRRGPVGGMRGESPPHPRSTQGGRRRQDHGQRPNHPTPRQAAEAQGLRTQSPPAPKGRVSPPPGGAEPPQTAHQGGTARYPPLPPPPPPRSRPHAPQPREGQAEAHVGPPAKGAPRDRREADSRAGPDPPGRGRASGPRTRRAQPRGAPERGPPTSRSICARRRPPPGRQTAAHHSTFREVRHDEPQPCLPDTPQTERRGPDPPRPATPHGHHCCPHPDRQSQHGQGVGRNRALRSAPMTTPPTPAHR, from the exons ATGGTTTTCTCCAGAAGAGAATTCACCCTCATTACTGACCATCAGCCCCTCATGTCAATTTTCAGCCCTCAAAAAGAGGTTCCAGCGACCACTGCTGCTCGTATGCAGCGCTGGGCATTGTCTCTCAGGGGATACCAGTACAAGATAGAGTTCCAGGGGACTGGGGACCATGCAAATGCGGACAGACTGACACGCTTGCCTCTGTATGATAGGAACAACAAACAGGAAGATGGCTGTCTTTTAGACTTGTTCACTCTCAACCAGATTGAAAGCACGCCTGTCACCGCTGAAATG CTGAGGAACTCCAGACTGACTGTGGAGGAAGACTTGTCCATGGTGTCTGCCACTGCTGAAAATGGAGGGCAGACAGCACCGCCTGAACCCTCTGCAATGGACTCTCAGCCCGCCACTATCCCCACATCCTCCACCGACACCAGTGTTCCTGTGGAAAATCAGGCGGTCATGCCCGGGAAAGGGGAACGCTATCCCACTC GTACGATTGGAATTGGGGTGGGGGACCGTGCCAATGTCCGGCCCGTCCCCAGCGACGGGCCGAAAATCATCCAGGCGCCTAAGGTGCCCAGTAGCCGTACTGGGCAGGAGAGGCCCACAGCCACCACCCCCAGGATAGCAACGCATCCGTCCCGCAGGGGGCCCGTCGGAGGAATGCGGGGGGAAAGCCCCCCCCACCCAAGGTCGACCCAAGGGGGCCGACGGCGACAAGACCACGGACAGAGGCCGAACCACCCCACACCCAGGCAGGCCGCAGAGGCCCAGGGTCTCCGCACCCAGAGCCCGCCAGCGCCCAAGGGCAGGGTCAGCCCACCACCGGGGGGAGCAGAGCCCCCCCAGACCGCCCACCAGGGAGGCACGGCCAGATACCCACCACTGCCACCCCCACCGCCCCCCAGAAGCCGACCGCACGCCCCCCAGCCCAGGGAGGGACAGGCGGAGGCCCACGTAGGGCCACCAGCCAAGGGGGcccccagagacagaagagaggcagaCTCCCGAGCTGGTCCAGACCCCCCAGGTAGAGGCAGGGCCAGTGGTCCAAGGACCCGCCGCGCCCAACCCCGCGGTGCCCCGGAGAGGGGTCCCCCAACATCCAGGAGCATCTGCGCCCGCCGACGACCCCCGCCGGGTAGGCAGACTGCCGCCCACCACAGTACCTTCAGGGAGGTGCGTCATGATGAGCCACAACCATGCCTCCCGGACACCCCCCAGACCGAGCGCAGGGGACCCGATCCCCCACGTCCAGCGACGCCTCatggccaccactgctgcccccacccaGACCGCCAGTCCCAACACGGCCAGGGGGTGGGCAGGAATCGAGCGCTCAGGAGTGCACCCATgaccaccccccccaccccagcccACCGGTGA